Part of the Arcobacter sp. CECT 8986 genome is shown below.
AAAATGTTAGTAACAAAAAAAGCTCCAGATTTCACAGCAGCAGCTGTATTAGCAGATGGTCAAATCGTAGAGGATTTTAATTTATATGATAATATTGGAGAAAAAGGTGCAGTAGTATTTTTCTATCCAATGGATTTTACATTTGTTTGTCCATCAGAAATCATTGCGTTCTCAAAAAGAGTAGAAGAATTTAAAGAAAGAGGAATCAATGTAATTGGAGTATCAGTAGACTCACAATTTTCACACTTTGCATGGAGAGAAACACCAGTAGAACAAGGTGGGATTGGAAGAGTGAAATTTCCAT
Proteins encoded:
- a CDS encoding peroxiredoxin; this encodes MLVTKKAPDFTAAAVLADGQIVEDFNLYDNIGEKGAVVFFYPMDFTFVCPSEIIAFSKRVEEFKERGINVIGVSVDSQFSHFAWRETPVEQGGIGRVKFPLVADITKQISKDFDVLFESSVALRGSFLIDKDGTVRHAVINDLPLGRNIDEMVRMVDTMIFTNEHGEVCPAGWNKGDEGMKADKDGVADYLA